The Pseudobacteroides sp. genome window below encodes:
- a CDS encoding iron-containing alcohol dehydrogenase family protein, which produces MKAGNNRISIPAILEVGKGNLSYIGALIEKSGFSNIVMFLGQGINDMFGERIRQSFKFQSTKIVKTIESDNIDINSIVKTAFTIPAEADVIVGIGGGKALDVAKYCCFLKKLPFISVPTSASNDGYSSSSCSLIIEGKRTSVNAVIPYGIVVDIDVIKEAPEKYIFSGIGDLVSKITAIYDWEFEEKNGKGKVDDFAVMIAKKSVNSFVRTEFKSIREDFFIKELVDSLTMSGIAVEIAQTSAPASGSEHLISHALDKILDVPKLHGLQVGVATYLMAKVQEHRFERVTKVFNSTGFFEHVKTHGLKASDLESAIDLAPSIKPNRYTYIHMDEYRQKAKQIIREDEILKSILVY; this is translated from the coding sequence CATTGGAGCACTTATTGAAAAATCCGGGTTCTCCAATATTGTCATGTTTTTGGGCCAAGGGATAAACGATATGTTTGGTGAAAGAATACGCCAGTCATTTAAATTCCAGTCCACAAAGATTGTGAAGACAATAGAAAGCGATAATATTGATATAAACAGCATTGTAAAAACAGCGTTTACAATACCTGCAGAGGCGGATGTTATTGTTGGTATAGGAGGGGGGAAGGCCTTGGATGTTGCAAAGTACTGCTGCTTTTTAAAGAAGCTTCCTTTTATAAGCGTCCCCACTTCTGCATCAAATGACGGTTACTCCAGTTCAAGCTGTTCGCTCATCATTGAGGGAAAACGTACCTCGGTAAATGCGGTTATCCCCTATGGAATTGTTGTAGATATAGATGTAATTAAGGAAGCACCTGAAAAGTATATATTTTCAGGAATCGGAGATCTGGTTTCTAAGATTACAGCTATCTATGACTGGGAGTTTGAAGAAAAGAACGGTAAGGGAAAAGTGGATGACTTTGCTGTAATGATTGCAAAAAAATCGGTCAACAGCTTTGTAAGAACAGAATTTAAAAGCATTAGGGAAGATTTCTTCATAAAGGAATTAGTTGACTCTTTGACTATGAGCGGTATAGCTGTAGAAATTGCACAGACATCTGCACCGGCAAGCGGAAGCGAGCACCTTATATCCCATGCACTAGATAAGATACTTGATGTGCCTAAGCTACATGGACTTCAGGTTGGTGTCGCTACTTACCTCATGGCTAAGGTTCAGGAGCATCGCTTTGAGAGGGTAACAAAGGTGTTCAATTCAACAGGTTTTTTTGAGCATGTCAAGACCCACGGTTTAAAAGCCAGCGATTTGGAAAGTGCTATTGACTTGGCACCTTCAATAAAGCCAAACAGGTATACATATATTCATATGGACGAGTACAGGCAGAAGGCAAAGCAAATTATCAGGGAAGATGAGATTTTGAAGAGCATATTGGTATATTAA